In Hydractinia symbiolongicarpus strain clone_291-10 chromosome 4, HSymV2.1, whole genome shotgun sequence, the following proteins share a genomic window:
- the LOC130641182 gene encoding cationic amino acid transporter 2-like encodes MVLFVFQIKHLCQQRMRLLRQLVTHILTSCARQKSWDTSSSTDTKLRRCLSTLDLTFIGIGSTLGSGIYVLTGEVAKNKAGPAIVLSFLIAAVASVLSGLCYAEFGARIPKAGSAYVYCYLTIGEFCAFVIGWNIIMEYIIGGAAVARAMSAYVDSLASGAIKNGTIGIFGDINVTGVSNYFDIFALSVVLLFTIFLSLGVKNSARFNNVCVAINISTVLLVIFVGLAYAKVENWGNFTPYGFEGVLAGASTCFFAFIGFDVIATTSEEAKNPSRSIPISMIGTITICFLAYFGVSASVTLLVPYTDLHDSSAVATAFHQRGLGFMGYLIGVGATMGLLGCTLMSMIPLPRLLYAMSQDGMVMKFFSKVNDRTGVPVISTVISGVAIGLMAALLDLEALVEMLSIGTLLAYTIVDVCVIVLRYRFFNTYQRQIPIKSESIIGSNLDIQTQEIEGDEFLLLDQSKANQGCFDNGCNFQNNPLLINVMVVSIIFILLGLCIVFSKYGHKLLEKDFGFILILLVLLIMLLAACFYLSRLKTNIEGLSFTVPLVPWLPVIALFFNIYLMLELSHLTWIRFGVWMAGGLVVYLGYSMHHSSEKLNASDDEEEYILLENKMTRNDPPTETSPLKIIAKQD; translated from the exons ATggttctttttgtttttcagatAAAACACCTTTGCCAACAGAGAATGAGACTTTTACGACAACTTGTAACTCACATTCTAACATCTTGTGCCAGACAAAAGTCATGGGATACTTCATCAAGCACTGACACTAAACTTAGAAGATGTTTATCAACATTAGATTTAACTTTTATTGGAATTGGAAGCACATTGGGATCTGGTATTTATGTTCTTACTGGTGAGGTTGCAAAAAATAAGGCTGGTCCTGCCAttgtactttcttttttaatagcTGCAGTAGCATCAGTCTTATCTGGTTTATGTTATGCAGAGTTTGGTGCGAGAATTCCAAAAGCTGGATCAGCTTATGTATACTGTTATTTAACTATTGGAGAGTTTTGTGCATTTGTTATTGGTTGGAATATCATCATGGAATATATCATAGGTGGAGCTGCTGTAGCAAGAGCTATGAGTGCTTATGTAGACTCTCTTGCCAGTGGTGCTATTAAAAATGGAACTATTGGAATATTTGGTGACATTAATGTTACTGGTGTGAGCaattattttgacatttttgctTTAAGTGTTGTGttattgtttacaatttttttgtcacttGGTGTTAAAAATTCAGCACGTTTTAATAATGTGTGTGTTGCAATTAATATATCAACTGTTTTACTGGTTATTTTTGTTGGATTAGCATATGCAAAAGTAGAAAATTGGGGTAATTTTACCCCTTATGGTTTCGAGGGAGTTTTGGCTGGTGCCTCTACTTGCTTCTTTGCGTTTATTGGATTTGATGTCATTGCGACAACATCGGAGGAAGCGAAAAACCCATCAAGATCTATCCCAATCAGTATGATTGGAACCATAA CAATTTGTTTCTTGGCATATTTTGGAGTCAGTGCGTCCGTTACTCTTCTTGTTCCATATACTGATTTGCACGATTCTTCAGCTGTTGCAACTGCATTTCATCAACGTGGTTTGGGATTTATGGGATACTTAATTGGCGTAGGTGCTACCATGGGCCTATtag GTTGCACACTTATGTCCATGATACCTCTTCCTCGACTTTTGTATGCAATGTCACAAGATGGTATGGTGATGAAGTTTTTTTCCAAAGTGAATGATAGAACTGGTGTCCCGGTGATATCAACTGTAATATCGGGTGTGGCAATAG GGTTGATGGCAGCTCTCTTAGACCTTGAAGCTTTAGTTGAAATGCTATCTATTGGTACTCTGCTAGCGTACACCATCGTAGATGTTTGTGTTATTGTATTGCGCTACAGGTTCTTTAACACGTATCAAAGACAAATACCCATTAAATCTGAAAGTATTATTGGTTCTAATTTAGACATTCAAACCCAGGAAATAGAAGGAG ACGAATTTCTCCTTCTGGACCAATCGAAAGCTAATCAAGGTTGCTTTGACAATGGATGCAACTTTCAGAACAATCCGTTACTAATTAATGTCATGGTTGTCAGTatcattttcattttattgGGTTTATGCATTGTGTTTTCAAAATATGGACATAAGCTACTGGAGAAAGATTTTGGCTTTATTTTAATACTTTTGGTATTACTAATCATGTTGTTGGCTGCATGTTTTTACTTATCCAGATTGAAAACAAATATAGAAGGTTTGAGTTTCACTGTACCATTGGTACCTTGGTTACCTGTTATTGCATTGTTCTTCAATATTTACCTTATGTTAGAACTAAGTCACTTAACTTGGATTCGATTTGGTGTGTGGATGGCTGGCG GTTTGGTTGTGTATTTGGGGTATAGCATGCATCATAGCTCAGAGAAGTTAAATGCTTCCGATGATGAGGAAGAGTATATCCTGCTTGAAAACAAAATGACACGAAATGACCCACCTACCGAAACGTCACCACTGAAAATTATTGCTAAGCAAGATTAG